GGATCGGATCGGACCTACATGTATCCGTTGCCTTCAGCGTCGCTGTCGGGAAAATCCGTTTCTGtggaaaaagatgaaaaagattCTCATGTTCTGTAGATCAAAACGACCCGTTTCCTCACCTGACTAGTCCCTCACTCAGTCCAAGTCCCGTCCAAATAACAGGCATCATTAACCCAAACGAGTCTCTAAGCCAGATGACAGATTCAAACCAGGTCCAAGTGCCAAGATAAGCAGGTGCATCTCACTAGCTCCTAGTCGTCCCAGTTAGTTTCCTCCATCTGACTAGGAACAAGATCCAGATTGTGGCTTTAAACTGAAGCTAATTgagtttaaactcagtttagACTGAGGAGGGTTAGAAAGTGGGCTGCGTTCTTTAAGAGCGTTTCCATCGCTCTCATGAAGACTCGTGCCTGCTGTGGTCTGCAGATGAACAGATAAAGAACATCCGCCGCCGCTTGGCTTCATCTCTAATCTGGCTCAGAGGAAAGATGGCGGCTCTTACCCGGGGCCGGGTTCTCGTAACTCGGGTTGCTCtctgtggaaggaaaacatcagCTGAGAAACGCCCACAGGGAGAGAAACGGTTCCTGATGAAGAACCAACCCACCGGTTTCTGTCGGTGTATAGGGCCGGAGTGGCTGGCCAGAACCGCGACCAGCAGGGATCgagctgaaagaaacaaaaacagatttaaaaaacagaaataaaggcttttaatGTGAAGGGCCTCCATTTTCATTTGAGGAAACCAGAAACATTCTGACTGACTGTTGGCGTGTTAATTCAAACTAAACTCTGATCTGGTTTAAAGAGAAGACACTCACTGAGGCTTCAGGGTGGGGGGAGAGTGGACCAGGTTCTGGTCCAACCGGGCCTGACCGGCAACTGGACCGACCAGAGAGAAAACATCATTATTAGGAtagatgatggttggatggatggatggatggatggatgatgattggatgatggatggatgttttagaCTCACATGGATGGACAACGATGAATCCAGAACTtctgacagaaagaaaagagatttttgtttttgtttctgttttttccaggtAATTAAAACTCATTCAGTCATTAAATGGAAACAATTCATTTAAATGTCGACAAAAGCATCAAATGTGAAGCAGCAAAAATTGATcagttttcaagaaaaaacagtTCATGACTCTAAATTGTTCATCCGGCTGTTGTTATGGGGGAATTTATGAGTTATAGCTGGAAAGGTATGTTAAGCTACCTGTTAAAGTACGCTAAGCTAAATGTTAAGGTATGCTAAGCTAACCGCTAAAGTAGGTTAGCAAAGCCAGGAAACCATTTCAGTCGATGTTTCTAGCAGGTTGATGATGGAAACATCACTGATCTGCTAGTTGGaggaaacaagcagaaaaactaACGTGGATTTacgatgaggaagaggaagagtggCAGAAGGACACTGATCAATCAGTTAGCAGGAAAACGGATGGAGGGACAAACGCAGTGAATGGAGAAATGTTGAGTTGTTAGTggaaagaaaagttttcaaGCTAAAAAGTGGAAACATTTACAGTCAGCGGCATGAAAAGCAGCCAGTGTGTCATTCATGTGGAGCTGCCATTAAAGCATTAAGGTGGATGAGCTGATGGTGTTTCTGGACTGCAACCAAACGGGTCAGAAGACTTACGGGACGTATTCCTCTGATGCCGCCGTCTGGCTGATGGAGGCTGCAGACACAAAACGACACGTCAAACATCACACAGTTCTGGTGTCGGCGTGGTTTCAGAGGTCCGACTGTAAAACCACAGGAAGTAATCTCTGCCACGTCTTAATGTGCGAGGCGGCGCTTCGTCTCACCCAGAGGACTTTTGTTGCCACAGTCCAAGCAGACGGCGGCCAGCAGGACGGAGGCAACGACGGCGGCGGCCATCATGAGCAGAGACAGCCAGGAGACGTCCATTGTTCATCTGAGGACGAAACGCAACCAGGAGACCGGCTGAACAGgtagaccagaaccaggagaccgAACAGatagaccagaaccaggagaccgGCTGAACAGGTAGACCAGAACCTGGAGACCGGCTGAACAGgtagaccagaaccaggagaccgAACAGatagaccagaaccaggagaccgGCTGAACAGGTAGACCAGAACCTGGAGACCGGCTGAACAGgtagaccagaaccaggagaccgGCTGAACAGgtagaccagaaccaggagaccgGCTGAACAggcagaccagaaccaggagaccgGCTGAACAagtagaccagaaccaggagaccgGCTGAACAGgtagaccagaaccaggagaccgGCTGAACAGgtagaccagaaccaggagacaGGCTGAACAGgtagaccagaaccaggagaccgGCTGAACAagtagaccaga
The DNA window shown above is from Xiphophorus couchianus chromosome 16, X_couchianus-1.0, whole genome shotgun sequence and carries:
- the LOC114159416 gene encoding uncharacterized protein LOC114159416 isoform X2, whose amino-acid sequence is MDVSWLSLLMMAAAVVASVLLAAVCLDCGNKSPLASISQTAASEEYVPSGFIVVHPFAGQARLDQNLVHSPPTLKPHSIPAGRGSGQPLRPYTPTETESNPSYENPAPETDFPDSDAEGNGYIEVLPETEPSRASTPSLDSADYVNLEDENKKQALEPEPEPDQDSDSDSDSESDHNYENVKSANGSPAASTPDEDDENYVNV
- the LOC114159416 gene encoding uncharacterized protein LOC114159416 isoform X3 produces the protein MDVSWLSLLMMAAAVVASVLLAAVCLDCGNKSPLASISQTAASEEYVPSSGFIVVHPFAGQARLDQNLVHSPPTLKPHSIPAGRGSGQPLRPYTPTETESNPSYENPAPETDFPDSDAEGNGYIEVLPETEPSRASTPSLDSADYVNLDENKKQALEPEPEPDQDSDSDSDSESDHNYENVKSANGSPAASTPDEDDENYVNV
- the LOC114159416 gene encoding uncharacterized protein LOC114159416 isoform X1, with the protein product MDVSWLSLLMMAAAVVASVLLAAVCLDCGNKSPLASISQTAASEEYVPSSGFIVVHPFAGQARLDQNLVHSPPTLKPHSIPAGRGSGQPLRPYTPTETESNPSYENPAPETDFPDSDAEGNGYIEVLPETEPSRASTPSLDSADYVNLEDENKKQALEPEPEPDQDSDSDSDSESDHNYENVKSANGSPAASTPDEDDENYVNV